Proteins from a single region of Caloramator sp. E03:
- a CDS encoding transposase — protein MPRMARQKSYDSIYHVMVKSISEVPLYKDDKDKIKYLDYMKKAQEQFEFRVYSYCLMDNHAHFIIDANGADISKIMHFINYKYAMYFNKRYERSGHLFQDRFKSLIVKDDRYLFALTAYVHFNATDLKGYDKNPQDYRFSSLGIFLGEKTDEFELIDDKFILSMFSLKEATARAMYKDFVFKVKSIVDAQREEFKKEGTEYRSMRTILVRDLSPDKIIELISQKFNVDKLMLRIKRAKEAKEAKAILCFVLRKFCDLRCADICRILGNMGQSNVSKLCSLGRELVKEEKYRLLLKEILMIEA, from the coding sequence ATGCCAAGAATGGCAAGGCAAAAAAGCTATGACTCTATTTATCATGTTATGGTTAAAAGTATATCCGAAGTTCCCCTCTATAAAGATGATAAAGATAAGATAAAATATCTTGACTACATGAAAAAAGCCCAAGAACAGTTCGAATTTAGAGTTTATTCCTATTGCCTTATGGATAATCATGCTCATTTTATTATAGATGCAAACGGTGCAGATATCTCAAAAATAATGCACTTTATAAACTATAAATATGCCATGTATTTTAATAAAAGGTATGAAAGAAGTGGCCATCTCTTTCAAGACAGGTTCAAAAGCTTAATCGTAAAGGATGATAGATACCTCTTTGCCTTAACAGCCTACGTTCACTTTAACGCAACAGACCTAAAAGGCTACGATAAAAATCCACAGGATTACCGCTTTTCATCTTTAGGCATATTCTTAGGGGAAAAGACAGATGAATTTGAACTTATAGATGACAAATTTATATTATCTATGTTTAGCCTAAAGGAAGCTACAGCAAGGGCTATGTACAAAGACTTTGTATTTAAAGTAAAAAGTATTGTTGATGCACAAAGGGAAGAGTTTAAGAAAGAAGGAACAGAGTATAGGAGCATGAGAACAATCCTTGTAAGGGATCTATCCCCTGATAAAATAATAGAATTAATATCACAAAAATTCAACGTAGATAAGCTAATGCTAAGGATAAAGCGGGCAAAGGAGGCAAAGGAAGCGAAGGCAATACTATGCTTTGTGTTAAGAAAGTTTTGTGATTTAAGATGTGCCGATATATGCAGGATACTTGGGAATATGGGGCAATCTAACGTTTCAAAGCTATGTTCCCTTGGGAGGGAGCTTGTAAAGGAAGAGAAATATAGACTATTGCTTAAGGAGATATTAATGATAGAGGCATAG
- a CDS encoding threonine/serine exporter family protein translates to MRDFLFAFLGSFCGGIIFNIQKKNLVWAGVCGGLSWITYISIYKYTNGVVFSTFIGAIVVGFYSETMARILKTPAFVFSIPGIFPLVPGAGAYFTVLYLVNNNYSSAAVKAVETVAIAGAIAFGILFTTTLFQFAYKIIERYKHI, encoded by the coding sequence GTGAGAGATTTTTTATTTGCTTTTTTAGGAAGTTTTTGTGGAGGGATAATTTTTAATATACAGAAAAAAAATCTTGTTTGGGCAGGAGTATGTGGAGGATTAAGTTGGATCACGTATATTTCTATATATAAGTATACAAATGGAGTTGTTTTTTCAACTTTTATAGGTGCAATTGTTGTGGGATTTTATAGTGAAACTATGGCAAGAATATTAAAAACACCTGCTTTTGTATTTTCAATACCAGGCATTTTTCCACTTGTCCCAGGTGCAGGGGCTTATTTTACAGTTTTATATTTAGTAAATAACAATTACAGCAGTGCAGCCGTTAAAGCTGTTGAAACAGTGGCCATTGCAGGGGCAATAGCTTTTGGAATCTTATTTACAACGACCTTGTTTCAATTTGCTTATAAGATAATAGAAAGATATAAACATATATAA
- a CDS encoding threonine/serine ThrE exporter family protein, translated as MLTKHVLEIAALAAEILLSSGAEIYRVEYTAKKICKSYGVECECFVMPTGFTISCMGDENEMITYVKRIENRTIDLHRIDSINAFSRRLESKKLNYEEAIKQLKNIEGMPYFSQLTRCIAAGLIAFSFTMLFKGTEKDGIVAFFISMLILKVKNEIESIGFFQFFEYFISGMIAGGISVIAGKFSPDFNIDKIIIGSIMILVPGVSITNGIKDALYGDLISSFTRLGEALFISIAVGVGVGIMLTLNMYWM; from the coding sequence ATGCTTACAAAACATGTATTAGAAATAGCAGCTCTTGCAGCAGAAATATTACTATCAAGTGGAGCTGAAATTTATAGAGTAGAGTATACTGCAAAAAAGATATGCAAAAGCTATGGAGTTGAATGTGAATGCTTTGTTATGCCAACAGGATTTACAATATCCTGCATGGGAGATGAAAATGAAATGATTACTTATGTAAAACGTATCGAGAACAGAACTATAGATTTACATAGAATAGATTCAATAAATGCGTTTTCAAGGAGGCTTGAAAGTAAAAAACTTAATTATGAAGAAGCTATTAAACAACTAAAGAATATTGAAGGTATGCCATATTTTTCCCAATTAACAAGATGTATTGCAGCAGGGTTAATAGCATTTTCTTTTACAATGCTATTTAAGGGCACTGAAAAGGATGGTATTGTAGCATTTTTTATAAGTATGCTCATTCTTAAAGTAAAAAATGAAATTGAATCTATAGGATTTTTTCAATTTTTTGAATACTTTATATCGGGAATGATAGCAGGTGGTATTAGTGTTATTGCAGGTAAATTTTCGCCAGATTTTAATATTGATAAAATAATTATTGGTTCTATAATGATTCTTGTACCAGGCGTGAGTATTACAAATGGTATAAAAGATGCTTTGTATGGAGATTTGATTTCAAGCTTTACAAGGCTTGGAGAAGCGCTTTTCATTTCAATTGCTGTTGGAGTTGGGGTTGGTATTATGTTAACATTAAATATGTATTGGATGTGA
- a CDS encoding FAD-dependent oxidoreductase, translated as MNQILKNELKDIIIDTKGSDEEFIVDVVIVGAGGSGTAAAIAAAERGSKVMIIEKTNVFGGNTRLSSGFFAINSSFQKSEGFNFSVDEAINRLIEFNQYLSNGPLTRAIVEKSADTIEWLQKYGMEFKLQDKTTQFAHENDPYKYKVYHKYVNISAGFKKIYEHLDKMGAILQLNTSLKSILKDETGNVIGITAIKKDGSIITVKAKSTIICTGGFGANIEKVKKTLNIAYVNSLGMPNSGEGLSLMEEVGAINWDATPLLHACQLANSKVSKESSSDKLAGFSNSSLTQLLMSPLLWVDPYGSRFVNEDVVYDSAFWANAAYSAGGRYYIIVDKATLEDYTKGTSIRISKAGPGANMQKADFIELAEAAVKAGTAFKGSTIVELANSVGMNADELELTVTRYNKMVKNKIDTDYNKSAASLKYTVETGDFYAFECRVVYLGTIGGVKVNKKLEVVNIECKPINGLYAAGASAGGYYAGKGYPPYEGLASGFAWTSGRIAGENAAVYATLK; from the coding sequence ATGAATCAAATCTTAAAAAACGAATTAAAAGATATAATAATTGACACAAAAGGATCTGATGAAGAATTTATTGTAGATGTTGTAATAGTAGGAGCTGGTGGTTCTGGAACTGCCGCTGCAATTGCTGCAGCAGAAAGAGGATCAAAGGTTATGATTATTGAAAAAACAAATGTATTTGGTGGCAATACTCGTTTATCTTCAGGTTTTTTTGCAATAAACTCATCCTTTCAAAAATCAGAGGGTTTTAATTTTTCTGTAGATGAAGCTATTAACCGTCTTATAGAGTTTAATCAATATCTCTCAAACGGTCCATTAACACGTGCTATAGTTGAAAAATCTGCAGATACAATTGAATGGCTACAAAAGTATGGAATGGAATTTAAACTTCAAGATAAAACAACTCAATTTGCTCATGAAAATGATCCATATAAATATAAAGTATATCATAAATATGTTAATATTAGTGCTGGTTTCAAAAAAATATATGAGCATCTTGATAAAATGGGTGCTATATTACAACTAAATACTAGCCTGAAATCAATCCTTAAAGATGAAACTGGTAATGTAATTGGTATAACAGCAATCAAAAAAGATGGAAGTATTATTACAGTAAAGGCTAAATCAACTATTATTTGTACTGGAGGATTCGGTGCAAATATAGAAAAGGTAAAAAAAACTTTAAATATAGCTTATGTTAATTCCCTTGGAATGCCAAATAGTGGTGAAGGACTGTCTCTTATGGAAGAAGTAGGTGCAATCAATTGGGATGCTACTCCCCTTCTTCATGCCTGTCAGCTTGCTAATTCTAAAGTATCTAAAGAATCAAGCAGCGATAAACTTGCTGGTTTTTCTAATTCAAGTCTTACTCAGCTGCTTATGTCGCCATTACTTTGGGTTGATCCTTATGGCTCACGATTTGTAAATGAGGATGTTGTATATGATTCTGCTTTCTGGGCTAATGCTGCATATTCAGCAGGTGGTAGATATTACATTATTGTTGATAAAGCTACATTGGAAGATTATACAAAGGGAACTTCTATACGCATTTCTAAAGCTGGTCCTGGAGCAAATATGCAAAAGGCTGATTTTATTGAACTTGCAGAGGCTGCTGTTAAGGCAGGAACTGCTTTTAAAGGAAGTACTATTGTTGAATTGGCAAATTCTGTGGGAATGAATGCTGATGAGCTTGAACTTACAGTTACACGCTATAATAAAATGGTGAAAAATAAAATAGATACTGACTACAATAAATCTGCTGCTTCTTTAAAATATACTGTTGAAACTGGTGATTTTTACGCATTCGAATGCCGTGTTGTATATCTTGGTACAATTGGTGGTGTAAAGGTAAATAAAAAACTTGAAGTTGTTAACATTGAATGCAAACCAATTAATGGTTTATATGCTGCAGGTGCTAGTGCAGGCGGTTATTATGCCGGAAAAGGTTATCCACCTTATGAAGGCTTGGCTAGCGGATTTGCATGGACTTCAGGCCGTATAGCAGGTGAAAATGCGGCTGTCTATGCTACTCTAAAATAA